In one Nocardioides luteus genomic region, the following are encoded:
- a CDS encoding transcriptional regulator, whose product MHIEQVKKYVASSLLCAVVLLHSLAMAALGATGADKGGAREGLFVISLLLGVMAVAGVRLINRLSLATPWFLLTPVIPLLVYYFVLWR is encoded by the coding sequence GTGCACATCGAGCAGGTCAAGAAGTACGTCGCGTCCTCGTTGCTCTGCGCCGTCGTGCTCCTGCACTCCCTGGCGATGGCCGCGCTCGGCGCGACCGGTGCCGACAAGGGCGGCGCGCGCGAGGGTCTCTTCGTGATCTCGTTGCTTCTCGGCGTGATGGCCGTCGCCGGCGTACGCCTGATCAACAGGCTCTCGCTGGCCACGCCCTGGTTTCTGCTGACGCCCGTGATCCCGCTGCTCGTCTACTACTTCGTGCTCTGGAGGTAG
- a CDS encoding MarR family winged helix-turn-helix transcriptional regulator — protein sequence MLTRMDPIREAKRQWIAHGWADAADGMALVTSLVRVHQLVMERVDAALRPHDLSFARYEVLRLLSFTQEGQLPMAKLGSRLQVHPASVTSAVARLEKQGFVRRSRSDADGRVVLAAITDAGREVVEAATVSLNTEVFEKPGIEDVPGVTALLSQLRAASGDTVD from the coding sequence ATGCTGACCCGCATGGATCCGATCCGCGAGGCGAAACGGCAGTGGATCGCGCACGGCTGGGCCGACGCTGCCGACGGGATGGCGCTGGTGACCTCGCTCGTGCGCGTACACCAGCTCGTCATGGAGCGCGTCGATGCCGCGCTGCGCCCCCACGACCTCTCCTTCGCCCGCTACGAGGTGCTCCGCCTCCTCTCCTTCACCCAGGAGGGCCAGCTCCCGATGGCCAAGCTGGGCTCCCGGCTCCAGGTCCACCCGGCCTCGGTGACCAGCGCGGTCGCCCGGCTGGAGAAGCAGGGCTTCGTACGCCGCAGCCGCTCCGACGCCGACGGCCGTGTGGTCCTCGCCGCCATCACCGACGCGGGACGCGAGGTGGTCGAGGCGGCCACGGTCTCCCTCAACACCGAGGTCTTCGAGAAGCCCGGGATCGAGGACGTACCCGGCGTGACCGCGCTGCTCAGCCAGCTCCGCGCAGCCTCCGGGGACACGGTCGACTAG
- a CDS encoding DUF4333 domain-containing protein, translating to MTRTRAFSGAMTGAALLALSLALTACGSGKDYVQEKTVERIATEQLTNAIGVTPEGLDCPGDLEGKVGTEMTCVLTSEGEKYDAIITVDDVDGGRVHFKIDVPPNATE from the coding sequence ATGACACGCACCCGCGCCTTCTCGGGCGCCATGACCGGCGCGGCTCTGCTGGCGCTGTCGCTCGCCCTGACGGCCTGCGGTTCGGGCAAGGACTACGTGCAGGAGAAGACGGTCGAGCGGATCGCGACCGAGCAGCTCACCAACGCCATCGGCGTGACCCCCGAGGGCCTCGACTGCCCCGGCGACCTCGAGGGCAAGGTCGGCACCGAGATGACCTGCGTCCTCACCTCCGAGGGCGAGAAGTACGACGCGATCATCACCGTCGACGACGTCGACGGTGGCCGTGTCCACTTCAAGATCGACGTGCCGCCCAACGCCACGGAGTGA
- the thpD gene encoding ectoine hydroxylase produces the protein MTATTEHAEDVYPTRLEDGFSVLPRQDQVVWGTAADGPIDQQTLDSYDERGYLTVPDLITPEEVEELRAELRRLSNDPETRADERTIIESSSQEVRSIFEVHRTSDVVARLAADPRVVGRARQILGSDVYIHQSRINLKPGFGGGDFYWHSDFETWHAEDGLPRMRTVSISISLTDNHSFNGPLMIMPGTHRTYVSCGGATPEDNYKSSLVMQGAGTPDQETITKMANVYGIDVLAGAAGSAVMFDCNCMHGSNGNITPYPRSNVFLVFNSVENTAVEPFSAPRPRPSFIGARDFTPVG, from the coding sequence ATGACCGCTACCACCGAACACGCCGAGGACGTGTACCCCACCCGCCTCGAGGACGGCTTCTCCGTGCTCCCCCGGCAGGACCAGGTCGTCTGGGGTACGGCCGCCGACGGGCCGATCGACCAGCAGACGCTCGACTCCTACGACGAGCGCGGCTACCTGACCGTGCCCGACCTCATCACCCCCGAGGAGGTCGAGGAGCTCCGCGCCGAGCTGCGTCGGCTCAGCAACGACCCGGAGACCCGGGCCGACGAACGCACGATCATCGAGTCCTCCTCCCAGGAGGTGCGCTCGATCTTCGAGGTGCACCGCACCAGCGACGTCGTCGCCCGGCTGGCGGCCGACCCACGCGTGGTCGGCCGCGCCCGGCAGATCCTCGGCTCGGACGTCTACATCCACCAGAGCCGGATCAACCTCAAGCCCGGCTTCGGCGGCGGCGACTTCTACTGGCACTCCGACTTCGAGACCTGGCACGCCGAGGACGGCCTGCCCCGGATGCGGACGGTCAGCATCTCCATCTCGCTGACCGACAACCACTCCTTCAACGGGCCGCTGATGATCATGCCCGGGACGCACCGGACGTACGTCTCGTGCGGCGGCGCCACTCCCGAGGACAACTACAAGTCCTCGCTGGTGATGCAGGGCGCGGGCACCCCGGACCAGGAGACGATCACGAAGATGGCGAACGTCTACGGGATCGACGTGCTGGCCGGTGCTGCCGGCAGCGCGGTCATGTTCGACTGCAACTGCATGCACGGCTCCAACGGCAACATCACGCCGTACCCGCGCTCGAACGTCTTCCTGGTGTTCAACAGCGTGGAGAACACGGCGGTCGAGCCGTTCTCGGCCCCGAGGCCGCGGCCCTCGTTCATCGGGGCGCGCGACTTCACGCCGGTGGGCTGA
- a CDS encoding ectoine synthase, whose translation MRVTYLEDLDDTDRDVRVESEHGAWRSRRIVLAREGVGFSFHETNIPAGTTNEFWYANHIECVYCVGGEGELLDRETGETYEIRDGMCYLLDKHDKHTVTATTDLRLICTFNPPVTGREVHDADGVYPLLTETKEVTA comes from the coding sequence ATGCGCGTCACCTATCTGGAAGACCTCGACGACACCGACCGAGACGTACGCGTCGAGTCCGAGCACGGGGCCTGGCGCAGCCGCCGGATCGTGCTGGCCCGCGAGGGCGTCGGCTTCTCCTTCCACGAGACCAACATCCCGGCCGGGACGACGAATGAGTTCTGGTACGCCAACCACATCGAGTGCGTCTACTGCGTCGGCGGTGAGGGCGAGCTCCTCGACCGCGAGACGGGAGAGACGTACGAGATCCGCGACGGGATGTGCTACCTGCTCGACAAGCACGACAAGCACACCGTCACCGCCACGACGGACCTGCGTCTGATCTGCACCTTCAACCCGCCTGTCACCGGTCGTGAGGTGCACGACGCCGACGGCGTCTACCCGCTCCTCACCGAGACCAAGGAGGTAACTGCATGA
- the ectB gene encoding diaminobutyrate--2-oxoglutarate transaminase → MPHRNSTGSVPRPKSATRVDFRSPDLQDGQHLWRMARDSRVLDVNTSYAYLLWARDFAATSIVATVDDDPGGFVIGYRRPDEPETLMIWQVAVDERHRGQGLARRMLDTLVDSLSGEGVRRLETTITADNSASIALFTSFANARSAPIERTPLFEAAMFPDGHDPELLFRIGPFSTARPDRNTGSGSTTHGGVMSMTTTAEPATAIFDSLESQVRSYCRSWPAVMTHSQGSTVTSEDGREFLDFFAGAGALNYGHNNPALLDPLLDYLREGRIVHSLDMHTSAKRDFLQAFSDLILEPRNLDYKVMFPGPTGTNSVEAALKLARKATGRQHVLSFTNAFHGMTLGSLSVTGNSMKRRGAGIPLTNSSKIPYDDYFNGAVDDFMWLERVLQDSGSGVDKPAAIIVESVQGEGGLSAARLEWLKALSDLCREHDIILILDDVQAGCGRTGTFFSFEEAGFTPDIVCLSKSISGFGLPMALTLIRPDLDQFEPGEHNGTFRGHNLAFVTARVALETYWADQSFQKDVQAKAAELRTGLTKIADRYEGAAVRGRGLLTGIAFPDASSAGKIAAAAYEHGLLVETSGPEDEVLKTMPPLTITSEELARGLDVLDEATASVLGDGTPA, encoded by the coding sequence ATGCCACATCGCAATTCGACTGGCAGCGTGCCCCGCCCGAAGTCGGCTACCCGAGTCGACTTCCGCTCACCGGACCTCCAGGACGGTCAGCATCTGTGGCGGATGGCACGGGACTCTCGGGTACTCGACGTCAACACCTCGTACGCCTACCTGCTGTGGGCGCGCGACTTCGCGGCAACCTCGATCGTCGCGACCGTCGATGACGATCCAGGAGGATTCGTCATCGGCTACCGGCGGCCGGACGAGCCGGAGACCCTGATGATCTGGCAGGTCGCCGTCGACGAGCGGCACCGCGGCCAGGGTCTGGCCCGCCGCATGCTCGACACGCTCGTCGACAGCCTCTCCGGCGAGGGCGTACGCCGCCTGGAGACGACCATCACCGCGGACAACAGCGCCTCCATCGCGCTGTTCACCTCGTTCGCGAACGCACGCAGCGCCCCGATCGAGCGCACGCCGCTCTTCGAGGCCGCGATGTTCCCCGACGGGCACGACCCGGAGCTGCTGTTCCGCATCGGCCCGTTCTCGACCGCACGACCCGACCGGAACACCGGCTCGGGATCGACGACACACGGAGGTGTCATGTCCATGACGACGACCGCCGAACCCGCCACCGCGATCTTCGACTCCCTCGAGTCACAGGTCCGCAGCTACTGCCGCAGCTGGCCGGCGGTGATGACCCACTCCCAGGGCTCCACCGTCACCAGCGAGGACGGGAGGGAGTTCCTGGACTTCTTCGCCGGAGCGGGCGCGCTCAACTACGGGCACAACAACCCCGCGCTGCTCGATCCCCTGCTCGACTATCTTCGCGAGGGCCGCATCGTGCACTCGCTGGACATGCACACCAGCGCCAAGCGGGACTTCCTGCAGGCCTTCTCGGACCTGATCCTCGAGCCGCGCAACCTCGACTACAAGGTGATGTTCCCGGGTCCGACCGGGACCAACTCCGTCGAGGCCGCTCTCAAGCTGGCCCGCAAGGCGACGGGACGCCAGCACGTGCTGTCCTTCACCAACGCGTTCCACGGGATGACCCTCGGCTCGCTGTCGGTGACCGGCAACTCGATGAAGCGCAGGGGCGCGGGCATCCCGCTGACCAACAGCTCGAAGATCCCGTACGACGACTACTTCAACGGTGCCGTCGACGACTTCATGTGGCTGGAGCGGGTGCTCCAGGACAGCGGCTCCGGCGTCGACAAGCCGGCCGCGATCATCGTGGAGTCCGTCCAGGGCGAGGGCGGCCTCAGCGCCGCCCGGCTGGAGTGGCTCAAGGCGCTCTCGGACCTGTGCCGCGAGCACGACATCATCCTGATCCTCGACGACGTGCAGGCCGGCTGCGGCCGGACCGGCACCTTCTTCAGCTTCGAGGAGGCCGGATTCACCCCCGACATCGTCTGCCTGTCGAAGTCGATCTCCGGCTTCGGCCTGCCGATGGCGCTGACCCTGATCCGGCCCGATCTGGACCAGTTCGAGCCCGGCGAGCACAACGGCACCTTCCGCGGCCACAACCTCGCCTTCGTCACCGCCCGGGTGGCGCTGGAGACCTACTGGGCCGACCAGTCCTTCCAGAAGGACGTCCAGGCGAAGGCCGCCGAGCTGCGCACGGGGCTGACGAAGATCGCCGATCGGTACGAGGGTGCGGCCGTCCGCGGTCGCGGTCTCCTGACCGGCATCGCCTTCCCGGACGCCAGCTCGGCCGGGAAGATCGCGGCCGCGGCGTACGAGCACGGCCTGCTGGTCGAGACCTCCGGTCCCGAGGACGAGGTGCTCAAGACGATGCCGCCGCTGACCATCACCTCCGAGGAGCTCGCGCGCGGTCTGGACGTCCTCGACGAGGCCACCGCGTCCGTCCTCGGCGACGGCACCCCGGCCTGA